The genome window AACGCCGTCTGTTCGAAGGTCAGAAAGCCATTCTGACCGCCGCCTATCGCGAGTCCGGTGGCCATGCGGTGGAGGGTTTTCGCCGCGTGCTCTACAGCCTCGCCGGGAACGATGCCCGCGCCTGCATTGATCAGGCGGACCCGGCGTTCCGGAATCGGAGGAAAATCTGATGGCGCTATCGGATCAGGGCGGCGGAGAAGCCACCATGATCCTGGTGGTCGATGATGATGACCGCCTGCGCCGCCTGCTGTCCCGCTTTCTGGCCGAGCGCGGATTTCGTGTCACCACGGCTGAAAATGCCGCTGTAGCGCGGCAGACCATGGGCTTTCTTCAGCCCGATCTGATGGTGCTGGACGTGATGATGGCAGGAGAAGACGGTCTGAGCCTCACCGAAAGTCTGCGTCGGGACGGGCAGGACGTGCCCGTGATCCTGCTGACGGCACGCGGCGGCCCAGAAGACCGGATTGCCGGGCTGGAAGCCGGGGCGGATGATTATCTGGCCAAACCGTTCGAACCTGATGAGCTGGTGGCACGCATCCGTGCAGTGCTGCGGCGCACCTCCATTCCGGCAACACCGCCCGCACCGACCGGGCCGGTCAAGCTGGGGCAGATCATCTTCGACCCCGATCGCAGCGAATTGCGGGGACCGGATGGAACAACCCGTCTGACCGGCGGCGAAACCGCCCTGCTGGCCGCCCTCGCCGGACGGGCCAATGAAGTTCTTTCCAGGGAAGAGCTGGCAGCGGTACTGAGCATGGACGAGGCCAGTGAGCGCGCCATTGACGTGCAGGTTACCCGCCTGCGCCGCAAGATCGAGACCGATCCAAGGGAACCCCGCTACCTGCACACGGTGCGAGGACGTGGCTATGTGCTAAAACCGGGTCCATGAGCGGCCCGCAGGATCACATCTCTGACCCGGCCCTGCCGGAAGCGCAGGACACATCGCACCGCTTCCAGCTGGTTGGTCGGATGCAACGCGCCGGGCTGCGCCGGGTCATTAAAAAATTTCTGCCTCGCTCCCTGCTGGGTCGCTCCCTGCTGATCATCCTGCTGCCGCTGGTACTGGTGCAGGCTATCTCGCTCAAGATTTTCTACGGCAGCCATCTGGATGTCATCTCCCGCCGCCTGTCATCCTCGGTAGCCGGAGAAATCGCCTACACGATCGACCTGCTGCGCCGCTTTCCAGACACGGCCGATCAGGACTGGATCCTGCGCCATGCATGGGGGCAGTTCGCGATCATGGCCACCATTCGGCCTGGAGCCACCCTCAGCCCCCGGGAACCCCACAATATTCTTGGCCCGATGGATGACGATCTCCGGGCCGCACTGGAAGAAATGGTCAAGCTGCCCTTCACCATGG of Granulibacter bethesdensis contains these proteins:
- a CDS encoding response regulator — translated: MALSDQGGGEATMILVVDDDDRLRRLLSRFLAERGFRVTTAENAAVARQTMGFLQPDLMVLDVMMAGEDGLSLTESLRRDGQDVPVILLTARGGPEDRIAGLEAGADDYLAKPFEPDELVARIRAVLRRTSIPATPPAPTGPVKLGQIIFDPDRSELRGPDGTTRLTGGETALLAALAGRANEVLSREELAAVLSMDEASERAIDVQVTRLRRKIETDPREPRYLHTVRGRGYVLKPGP